One Microbacterium trichothecenolyticum DNA window includes the following coding sequences:
- a CDS encoding PadR family transcriptional regulator yields the protein MSVQATRLLVLGALRLRQPTHGYDIQRELTSWNADQWANIARPSVYNQLRTLSREGHIAVAAVQQDERRPSKTLYSITPSGEAEFTRLLREIVSNERPQPLDILPALCFLPMLTKTEITVALEKRLSIIDGFLESFDSHMNSWFHADARANYIREIFLLTREAFVGERTWAREFLERIQADEYQLAQ from the coding sequence ATGAGCGTCCAAGCAACGAGGCTTCTCGTCCTTGGCGCCCTCCGATTGAGGCAACCGACGCACGGATACGACATCCAACGCGAGCTGACGTCGTGGAACGCCGACCAGTGGGCGAATATTGCACGTCCGTCCGTCTACAACCAACTCCGTACACTTTCGCGTGAGGGTCACATCGCGGTCGCTGCCGTGCAGCAGGATGAGAGACGTCCGAGTAAGACTCTCTACTCGATTACTCCGAGCGGTGAGGCCGAGTTCACTCGTCTCCTGCGTGAAATTGTTTCGAATGAGCGCCCGCAGCCTCTCGATATCCTTCCCGCACTCTGCTTCCTGCCCATGCTCACCAAAACTGAGATCACTGTCGCGCTTGAGAAGCGGTTGAGCATTATCGATGGGTTCCTTGAGTCATTCGATTCACACATGAACTCGTGGTTCCACGCAGACGCGCGTGCCAATTACATCCGCGAGATATTCCTGCTGACTCGTGAAGCTTTCGTAGGCGAAAGAACCTGGGCGCGAGAGTTTCTCGAACGTATCCAAGCAGACGAATATCAACTCGCACAGTAG
- a CDS encoding SagB/ThcOx family dehydrogenase, with amino-acid sequence MRYDNIDEARLPRVAEDFLVASRTNEWDRDGALSVMDYFADPMIATFGRLDQDSFLEGRTYALPQPNPIGMELGESVLRRRSVRLFTGDSMSASDLAALLIYTAGVTGEAEVPLTTGAHEKYYFRAAPSGGGLYPVELYVAVINVNGLPKGVYRYSPRRNVLVEHGRAMSVDELAASISTPDDQLNTRGAAAILLFGATPWRSMRKYGPRGLRFVFHEAGAMSEHVHLISTSLGLGSTDCSSFYDDKANLALGFDGQFRFLAHMAVVGWPA; translated from the coding sequence TTGCGCTACGACAACATCGACGAGGCACGACTGCCGCGGGTGGCCGAGGACTTCCTGGTCGCGTCGAGGACCAACGAATGGGACCGTGATGGTGCACTATCGGTGATGGACTACTTCGCCGATCCGATGATCGCGACATTCGGACGACTCGACCAGGACTCGTTCTTGGAAGGCCGCACCTACGCCCTGCCTCAACCAAATCCGATCGGGATGGAACTCGGCGAGAGCGTCCTCCGGCGCCGAAGCGTCCGGCTCTTCACCGGCGACTCGATGTCGGCATCCGACCTGGCCGCTTTGCTTATCTATACCGCTGGAGTCACCGGAGAGGCTGAGGTGCCGTTGACGACGGGCGCGCATGAAAAATACTACTTCCGCGCGGCGCCCTCGGGTGGGGGGCTTTACCCCGTCGAACTGTACGTGGCCGTGATCAACGTGAATGGCCTCCCCAAGGGTGTATACCGCTACAGCCCGAGGAGGAACGTGCTCGTGGAGCACGGGCGAGCAATGTCCGTTGACGAACTCGCTGCGAGCATCTCTACGCCTGACGATCAGCTCAACACGAGAGGCGCCGCCGCGATTCTCCTGTTCGGCGCGACCCCCTGGCGCTCGATGCGAAAGTACGGCCCGAGAGGCCTCCGCTTCGTGTTCCACGAAGCCGGGGCGATGTCGGAGCACGTGCACTTGATTTCCACGTCGCTCGGACTTGGGAGCACCGATTGTTCAAGCTTCTACGACGACAAAGCCAACCTGGCGCTTGGGTTCGACGGTCAGTTCCGGTTCCTCGCACACATGGCGGTCGTCGGGTGGCCCGCCTGA
- a CDS encoding YcaO-like family protein, with translation MTDVSPRASSFRMMRSPEQLTREYRERMYSPLCGLIVAIGYSAHSRKGPRVSVAGGELTGVHVLQNQPAPRTGSYHIGGSGIVPFEPTIKTFGESAERYAGSISALDPGLEQRFASHNEMEAAGCDVISASKLVLIDENTVRSASDPFKPFDANAPITWIEAENIGSGSARKWIPAQQFLVGYPVRIHDGEPWLEAAVSTGTAVHTDYPRATLAALYELIQIDSAMGHWYGSQPSMRIEFDERTTRLQRLLARHMPEGGYLAEFHLLPNADLPGFTIACLLHEPQGRIPVVSVGLGADSRLESAMYKAWLEAVGVRSLAEWSLVNTYLEEGELQHDTGAMLDLDSNVVYAAQAEGASAVRNRFANAERVLGADLPPDSVLDVASEVRRVVRTFRATNKELFIRSLSTPDVAAFGFRAIRVWSPDTLSLCLPSAPPQRHPRFGDYGGFTELAPHPYP, from the coding sequence ATGACTGACGTCTCTCCTCGGGCGTCGTCGTTCCGAATGATGCGTTCACCCGAGCAACTCACTCGCGAATACCGCGAACGCATGTATAGTCCGCTGTGCGGGCTCATCGTTGCCATCGGCTACTCCGCTCACAGTCGTAAGGGGCCTCGTGTTTCAGTCGCGGGTGGTGAGTTGACCGGTGTCCACGTGCTTCAGAACCAACCGGCTCCGAGGACGGGGAGTTACCACATTGGCGGAAGTGGCATCGTTCCATTCGAGCCGACGATCAAGACGTTCGGCGAATCGGCCGAACGCTATGCAGGCTCGATATCTGCACTGGATCCTGGCCTGGAACAGCGGTTCGCCTCCCACAACGAAATGGAAGCTGCAGGGTGCGACGTCATCTCTGCCTCGAAACTCGTCCTGATCGACGAGAACACCGTGCGCTCGGCGAGCGACCCGTTCAAACCATTCGACGCGAACGCACCGATCACCTGGATCGAGGCTGAGAACATCGGATCGGGGAGCGCCAGGAAATGGATACCAGCGCAACAGTTTCTTGTGGGCTATCCGGTGCGGATTCACGACGGTGAGCCCTGGCTCGAAGCCGCTGTCAGCACGGGCACTGCTGTCCACACAGACTACCCGCGAGCAACGCTCGCCGCTCTCTACGAACTGATCCAGATCGACTCGGCGATGGGTCACTGGTACGGGAGCCAACCGTCGATGAGGATCGAATTCGATGAGCGCACGACGCGTCTCCAGCGCCTCCTGGCTCGACACATGCCTGAAGGCGGCTACTTGGCAGAGTTCCATCTGCTACCCAACGCCGACCTTCCAGGGTTCACGATCGCATGCCTCCTCCACGAACCCCAGGGGCGGATACCCGTGGTGTCAGTGGGGCTGGGCGCTGACTCACGTCTGGAGAGCGCAATGTACAAGGCGTGGTTGGAGGCCGTCGGCGTTCGTTCCCTCGCGGAGTGGTCTCTGGTCAACACCTATCTTGAGGAAGGCGAGCTTCAGCACGATACGGGTGCGATGCTCGATCTTGACTCCAATGTGGTGTACGCGGCGCAAGCCGAAGGGGCGTCTGCCGTTCGAAACCGCTTTGCCAACGCTGAGCGCGTTCTCGGAGCGGATTTGCCGCCTGATTCGGTGCTCGATGTAGCGTCCGAGGTGCGCCGAGTCGTGCGCACGTTCCGCGCGACCAACAAGGAACTGTTCATACGAAGCCTATCTACCCCCGACGTCGCAGCCTTTGGATTTCGAGCGATCAGAGTGTGGTCTCCCGACACTCTCAGCTTGTGCCTTCCGAGCGCACCACCTCAGCGCCACCCGCGCTTCGGAGACTACGGTGGTTTCACGGAACTCGCTCCACATCCGTACCCCTGA
- a CDS encoding CPBP family intramembrane glutamic endopeptidase: MVATMLSSRFRVLSKLRLNSIYTVATLLIATTGLIEAGPVALLRPESTWLGAAAGVAAAPILGYLAVLADGKLTERFRRRSREQSTTAQATGTSRRASSGLTPLRVMPAGAARQLGVQRRQAAPRVPSSRISVSSQPRQQALLWLVLVAVGEELLYRGVFLGWAMLFPPLLAGFFLALGTAVFGLIHISFGWSQVVAKLPLAIIGVATTLAFGTPLCAVLVHVYFNVYYWRKRRFSALSAAATPWSA; encoded by the coding sequence ATGGTCGCGACAATGTTGAGCAGCAGATTTCGAGTCCTTTCGAAGCTGCGCCTCAACTCGATCTATACGGTAGCGACCCTTCTGATCGCCACAACGGGGCTCATCGAGGCTGGTCCAGTCGCCTTGTTACGTCCGGAGTCGACGTGGCTAGGAGCGGCCGCGGGCGTGGCTGCAGCGCCGATTCTCGGGTACCTCGCCGTGCTAGCCGATGGCAAGCTCACGGAGCGCTTTCGACGTCGCTCGCGTGAGCAGAGCACAACAGCGCAAGCGACAGGGACGAGTCGTCGTGCCAGCTCGGGGCTGACGCCGCTGCGCGTCATGCCCGCGGGCGCCGCGCGGCAACTTGGTGTTCAGCGTCGCCAAGCCGCACCGCGTGTGCCGTCGAGCCGCATCTCTGTGAGTTCTCAGCCGAGACAGCAAGCCCTGTTGTGGCTCGTTCTCGTGGCCGTGGGTGAGGAGCTTCTGTACCGTGGAGTGTTCCTCGGGTGGGCGATGCTGTTTCCGCCGCTCCTCGCCGGTTTCTTCCTGGCGCTCGGGACGGCTGTCTTTGGCCTCATCCACATCTCATTCGGATGGTCGCAGGTCGTCGCTAAATTGCCGCTCGCGATCATCGGGGTCGCAACGACGCTTGCGTTCGGGACGCCACTATGCGCGGTCCTCGTGCACGTCTACTTCAACGTCTACTACTGGCGTAAGCGTCGTTTCTCGGCGCTCTCTGCCGCCGCGACGCCCTGGAGCGCATGA
- a CDS encoding CPBP family glutamic-type intramembrane protease has translation MILVATLIFAYYLGVKQLLFVAARMLALRLRRFSRHSRSEVQGVLELSFAVIGHIVFVVLFFAVSGVQLGDLGLDGPPLLLPLGALIGIGELAVAMFFCQLIVTGLDRSRVPVAVGASSAGTANPTSSWMSASRAGWVRHHISSFQVLPVSLSITLSGAQVACEEIVFRSLLIVLFQDSGIAVSFIIPGALFVIMQVFFMPSARAAMFPVVGGAIMAVVHGILFTSVPFVWPLIVAHVVFFYIAVL, from the coding sequence GTGATTCTCGTCGCAACGCTCATCTTCGCCTATTACTTAGGCGTCAAGCAGCTGCTCTTCGTTGCGGCGAGAATGCTGGCCCTGCGCCTACGTCGGTTCTCCCGGCACAGTCGCAGTGAAGTCCAAGGCGTTCTTGAACTCAGCTTCGCTGTGATTGGGCACATCGTGTTCGTCGTGCTGTTCTTCGCGGTATCAGGCGTGCAACTGGGGGACCTAGGACTCGACGGTCCGCCTCTCCTCTTGCCGCTCGGAGCCCTTATCGGCATCGGTGAGCTTGCCGTCGCCATGTTCTTTTGCCAACTCATCGTCACGGGGCTAGACCGGAGCCGCGTTCCCGTAGCGGTGGGGGCATCCTCAGCGGGTACAGCGAATCCGACATCTTCGTGGATGTCCGCCAGCCGGGCCGGATGGGTGCGGCATCACATCAGCTCATTTCAGGTTCTTCCTGTGTCGCTGTCGATCACGTTGTCCGGCGCTCAGGTCGCCTGCGAAGAAATTGTCTTCAGATCACTGCTGATCGTTCTGTTCCAGGACTCAGGCATTGCCGTGTCATTCATCATTCCGGGAGCATTATTTGTCATCATGCAGGTGTTCTTCATGCCTTCCGCGCGAGCAGCAATGTTTCCTGTTGTCGGCGGCGCCATCATGGCGGTCGTCCATGGGATCCTCTTCACTTCGGTCCCATTCGTCTGGCCACTGATAGTCGCGCACGTCGTGTTCTTTTATATCGCAGTTCTGTGA
- a CDS encoding LLM class flavin-dependent oxidoreductase has protein sequence MKFGVSFLPDASPRTKSPQDYFRDAIDLSARAEENGFAYCKMTEHYLNQYGGYCPSPLQFLAAVAERTRSMRLITGCIIPSLHHPVELAATTAMLDAISGGRLDVGVARGYMPYEFDTFGIELGTSRDRYAEAIDLMQQLWSGAEVSGTSEFFPLRSARSWPLPVQQPHPPLWGAAVRSRQSFAWLGERGFGLLVTSGFADLEALATHVSIYRSTAQASGHEPRVLMSIPLMVRQTDKQADVEGRAALQEYLDVWAGAADSWAGVASQAYKGYTGMSRGIRAAGVDGLLGTGGAIIGSATTCAAEINKLTARITPDGYLWQLDTGSASRASMFETLDRFCSDVEPLLG, from the coding sequence ATGAAATTCGGCGTCTCCTTCCTGCCTGATGCATCGCCCCGCACTAAGTCGCCGCAAGATTACTTTCGAGATGCGATCGATCTCTCCGCGAGGGCCGAAGAGAACGGCTTCGCGTACTGCAAGATGACTGAGCACTATCTCAACCAATACGGAGGTTACTGCCCCAGCCCGTTGCAGTTTCTCGCTGCCGTGGCCGAGCGCACTCGTTCGATGCGGCTGATAACCGGGTGCATCATTCCTTCTCTTCACCATCCTGTCGAACTCGCCGCCACGACTGCGATGCTCGACGCGATCAGCGGTGGGCGCCTCGATGTGGGGGTAGCCCGGGGGTATATGCCCTATGAGTTCGACACCTTCGGGATCGAACTCGGCACAAGTAGAGACCGGTACGCCGAGGCTATTGACTTGATGCAGCAGCTTTGGTCAGGCGCCGAGGTCAGTGGGACGAGCGAGTTCTTTCCGCTCCGGTCTGCGCGTTCATGGCCGTTGCCGGTCCAGCAGCCGCACCCGCCCCTGTGGGGAGCTGCGGTCCGATCCCGTCAAAGCTTCGCATGGCTAGGGGAACGGGGGTTCGGATTGCTCGTGACCTCGGGATTCGCGGACCTTGAAGCTCTTGCAACCCATGTTTCGATCTACCGGTCGACTGCCCAGGCTTCGGGGCATGAACCCCGCGTGCTCATGAGCATCCCTTTGATGGTCCGTCAGACGGATAAGCAAGCGGACGTGGAGGGGCGTGCTGCTTTGCAGGAGTACCTTGATGTCTGGGCCGGTGCTGCAGACTCATGGGCTGGCGTCGCCTCGCAGGCATACAAGGGATATACGGGAATGTCGCGTGGGATCAGAGCGGCGGGCGTAGACGGGCTTCTGGGAACCGGCGGCGCAATTATCGGATCGGCGACGACGTGTGCGGCGGAGATCAATAAGTTGACCGCGCGGATCACGCCAGACGGCTACTTGTGGCAGCTTGATACTGGTTCGGCGTCTCGTGCATCGATGTTTGAGACTCTGGACAGGTTCTGCTCTGACGTCGAGCCTCTTCTGGGGTGA
- a CDS encoding alpha/beta fold hydrolase, which translates to MTSPTTGPSARLFRPGPASQQEQGTPIAVILPGQVAGRSADAAAKLLASDGVRAIAVEYFPREGGHCGLVAVDVVHVARTIRAAIASNRLLRTPVVLVGHSRGCELAFLLAAHLDHVVGIAAASPSAVVNAAMRSVHMSFDEAAWLVDGEPIPYFRGRYRFREYVRFFGTRRLVQSGRFRGWSRTTASRIPVPVGSCQVLLQYGDDDHFWPSAAFVKQMADDRTEVRRYRRCGHLGLFPGVLPGDEPPATVAESMATHVDFGGSPGASREAARESYRVVLNFVRSLR; encoded by the coding sequence ATGACTAGCCCAACGACGGGTCCGTCCGCGCGCCTATTCCGGCCAGGCCCGGCATCGCAACAGGAGCAGGGAACGCCCATCGCGGTGATTCTTCCAGGCCAGGTTGCCGGGCGTTCAGCAGACGCAGCAGCCAAACTGCTTGCATCCGACGGGGTGCGCGCTATCGCAGTTGAGTACTTCCCGCGCGAAGGAGGCCACTGCGGTCTTGTTGCCGTTGACGTCGTCCACGTTGCCCGAACGATCCGCGCGGCAATCGCATCAAACAGGTTACTCCGAACCCCCGTTGTTCTCGTTGGGCATTCCCGTGGCTGCGAACTGGCTTTCCTCCTCGCGGCGCACCTTGACCATGTGGTCGGCATCGCTGCCGCGTCCCCCTCCGCAGTTGTAAACGCGGCCATGCGATCGGTACACATGAGCTTCGACGAAGCAGCATGGCTCGTCGACGGTGAACCGATCCCTTATTTCCGCGGAAGGTATCGATTCAGAGAATATGTCAGGTTCTTCGGTACCCGTCGTCTCGTGCAGTCTGGCCGCTTTCGTGGCTGGTCGCGCACGACGGCATCGCGAATACCTGTCCCCGTCGGAAGCTGTCAGGTTCTCCTGCAATACGGGGACGACGACCATTTCTGGCCGTCCGCCGCCTTCGTGAAACAGATGGCTGATGACCGGACGGAGGTACGCCGGTACCGAAGATGCGGGCATCTTGGCCTGTTCCCGGGGGTGCTCCCCGGCGATGAACCACCTGCCACCGTGGCCGAGTCGATGGCAACCCACGTCGACTTTGGCGGGAGTCCGGGGGCGAGCCGTGAAGCCGCACGCGAGTCCTACCGGGTAGTGTTGAACTTCGTGCGCTCGCTGAGGTAG
- a CDS encoding ABC transporter permease has translation MNNTRTVQIAPSTRAESIAGVRAFVTVLSHEVMNTARNPVIAVIGIGQPLLYLFLFGPLLAGVSELGGVSSKDAYATFVPALFIQLALFGGAFVGISLVTEYRSGALERIFAAPVSRTLILGGKVVRDVLVLLAETLLVIGASLILGFRSDIEGLLSCLGLVLLISVAMSSLSYLLAITSKSEEALSSVFNALLLPIVLLAGVMLPMALAPSWLHTLSRFNPLTYVVDASRASVAGVFDNGQVLLGYLVAAVLAAGAFVLAARGFEQHD, from the coding sequence GTGAACAACACACGAACGGTGCAGATTGCGCCGTCCACCCGGGCGGAGAGTATTGCTGGAGTCCGAGCCTTCGTCACGGTACTGTCCCACGAGGTGATGAATACCGCGCGGAATCCTGTAATCGCGGTGATTGGGATTGGGCAGCCCTTGCTGTACCTCTTCTTGTTCGGGCCCCTTCTCGCGGGGGTATCGGAACTTGGTGGAGTGTCATCCAAAGATGCATACGCCACATTCGTACCTGCGCTCTTCATTCAACTTGCTCTATTCGGCGGAGCTTTTGTCGGCATCTCGTTGGTCACCGAGTACCGTTCCGGCGCACTGGAACGAATCTTCGCGGCACCAGTGTCGAGAACTCTCATTCTTGGCGGCAAGGTTGTCAGAGACGTTCTAGTTCTCTTGGCAGAGACTCTCTTGGTCATTGGGGCGTCACTCATACTTGGCTTCCGGTCGGATATTGAGGGGCTGCTCTCATGCCTGGGCCTTGTTCTACTCATATCCGTCGCAATGTCGTCGCTTTCATATCTATTGGCAATCACTAGCAAGAGCGAAGAGGCGCTTTCAAGCGTGTTCAACGCGCTTCTGCTTCCGATCGTGTTGTTAGCAGGGGTGATGCTACCGATGGCGTTGGCGCCGTCCTGGTTGCACACGCTCTCCCGCTTCAACCCGCTCACCTACGTCGTGGACGCCTCCAGGGCCTCTGTCGCCGGAGTGTTCGATAACGGCCAGGTCCTGCTGGGCTACCTAGTTGCAGCAGTTCTTGCGGCCGGTGCTTTCGTCCTGGCGGCGCGCGGGTTTGAGCAGCATGACTAG
- a CDS encoding ABC transporter ATP-binding protein produces the protein MLTVEHLGKTFKFRGKETHAVSDLSFSLARGRTLGLLGPNGAGKTTTLRILATVSRASEGVVRIAGMDLTSEARKVRQLIGYVPQVGTLQAESVVGEELVFQGRLFGMSRASAEHRGREVLALMGAEEFWGRRAGRLSGGERRKVDIAMGMMNQPDIAFLDEPTVGLDPDARQEMWAMIRNMREKWGTTVVITTHYLDEAEDLADDILMMEGGRLIAHDSTQRLKERFAVDEVFVHLDATDVAETAWSHSGVDGVLSAEYSGTDAGMLLSLRISDGERTLPAVLEVLHRRGQIPMRISVRRGGLQDAFFSLTGKDLLA, from the coding sequence TTGCTAACGGTTGAGCATCTCGGGAAAACATTCAAGTTTCGAGGGAAAGAGACCCACGCAGTATCTGACCTGTCTTTTTCGCTCGCGAGGGGGCGCACGTTGGGGCTGCTTGGTCCCAACGGCGCAGGGAAGACTACGACGTTGCGAATCCTGGCGACTGTAAGCCGGGCGAGCGAGGGTGTTGTCCGTATCGCGGGCATGGATCTCACCAGCGAAGCGCGAAAGGTACGCCAGCTCATCGGTTACGTACCGCAAGTGGGCACGCTGCAAGCCGAGTCGGTCGTGGGCGAGGAGCTTGTTTTCCAGGGCAGGCTGTTCGGGATGTCTCGCGCAAGTGCAGAGCACCGTGGGCGCGAGGTTCTGGCGTTGATGGGTGCCGAAGAGTTCTGGGGTAGGCGCGCGGGACGCCTGTCTGGTGGCGAGCGCCGGAAGGTTGATATCGCGATGGGGATGATGAACCAGCCAGATATTGCCTTTCTCGATGAGCCAACCGTTGGCCTCGACCCCGATGCCCGTCAGGAGATGTGGGCAATGATCCGCAACATGCGCGAAAAGTGGGGCACGACCGTGGTGATCACCACGCACTACCTTGACGAAGCAGAAGACCTCGCAGACGACATCCTGATGATGGAGGGTGGCCGGTTGATCGCGCACGACAGTACCCAGCGCCTGAAGGAGCGTTTCGCTGTGGATGAAGTTTTTGTTCACCTTGACGCGACCGACGTCGCAGAGACGGCGTGGTCTCACAGCGGGGTCGACGGCGTATTGAGCGCTGAATACTCCGGCACCGATGCTGGCATGCTTCTCTCGCTACGTATCAGCGATGGTGAGCGAACACTCCCTGCGGTGCTAGAAGTGTTGCATCGGCGAGGACAGATACCTATGCGCATTTCTGTGAGAAGGGGCGGGTTGCAGGATGCGTTCTTTAGCCTTACCGGGAAGGATCTTCTCGCGTGA
- a CDS encoding IS3 family transposase (programmed frameshift) has product MPKEKAIGKPTTRRYSSEEKAAAVRMVRTLRAELGVTQGTVQRVASQLGYGVESVRTWVKQADIDDGVAPGVTSSEAARVRELEQEVRELRRANEILKRAAKFLRGGARPPTPEVVAFVDANKDDIVEGRPLGVEPICALLQVAPSTYYAARDRAPSARAVNDAVVMPELVRLWMENYCVYGVRKLWKAARRDGIDIGRDQTGRLMRAAGIEGARRSKRVKTTCPDPAAARHPDLVKREFTATAPNRLWVTDLTFVPTWAGVAYVCFIIDAFSRMIVGWRVASHMRTDMVLDAIEMARWSRGARHHDLRCHSDAGSQFTSIRYGERLADIGATPSIGTVGDSYDNALAETVNGYYKTELVRGPARSGPWKTVEDLELATLGWVHWHNTQRLHGYLGDIPPIEFEQAFYADQTTSDQLVGIK; this is encoded by the exons ATGCCGAAGGAAAAGGCGATCGGGAAGCCGACGACGCGTCGGTATTCGAGCGAGGAGAAGGCCGCCGCGGTGCGAATGGTGCGAACGCTGCGCGCCGAGTTGGGTGTCACGCAAGGGACGGTGCAGCGGGTCGCGTCGCAGCTCGGATACGGGGTCGAATCCGTGCGCACCTGGGTCAAGCAAGCTGACATCGACGACGGCGTCGCGCCGGGCGTGACCTCGTCGGAGGCGGCTCGGGTGCGGGAGTTGGAGCAAGAAGTCCGGGAGTTGCGTCGCGCCAACGAGATCCTCAAGCGTGCGGCGA AGTTTCTTCGGGGCGGAGCTCGACCGCCAACACCGGAAGTAGTCGCGTTCGTCGACGCGAACAAGGACGACATCGTCGAGGGGCGCCCGCTCGGAGTCGAGCCCATCTGCGCACTGCTGCAGGTGGCTCCGAGCACGTACTACGCCGCCCGTGATCGGGCGCCGTCGGCGCGAGCGGTGAACGACGCGGTCGTGATGCCGGAGCTGGTGCGGCTGTGGATGGAGAACTACTGCGTCTACGGGGTCCGCAAGCTCTGGAAGGCGGCCCGCCGCGACGGGATCGACATCGGCCGAGACCAGACGGGTCGGTTGATGCGCGCTGCGGGGATCGAGGGCGCGAGACGGTCGAAGCGGGTCAAGACAACATGCCCTGATCCTGCCGCTGCGCGTCACCCGGATCTGGTGAAGCGGGAGTTCACCGCGACTGCCCCGAACCGGCTCTGGGTGACGGACCTCACGTTCGTACCGACCTGGGCCGGTGTCGCCTACGTCTGCTTCATCATCGACGCGTTCAGCCGGATGATCGTGGGATGGCGGGTCGCGTCGCACATGCGCACCGACATGGTCCTCGACGCGATCGAGATGGCCCGGTGGTCCCGCGGCGCCCGCCACCACGACCTGCGCTGTCATTCCGATGCGGGCAGTCAATTCACGTCGATCCGCTACGGCGAACGCCTCGCGGACATCGGGGCCACCCCGTCGATCGGGACCGTCGGCGACAGCTATGACAACGCCCTGGCAGAGACCGTGAACGGCTACTACAAGACTGAACTCGTCCGCGGACCCGCCCGATCCGGGCCCTGGAAGACGGTCGAGGACCTCGAGCTCGCGACCCTCGGGTGGGTGCACTGGCACAACACTCAACGCCTCCACGGCTACCTCGGCGACATCCCGCCCATCGAGTTCGAGCAGGCGTTCTATGCTGACCAAACGACCAGCGATCAGCTGGTGGGAATCAAATAG
- a CDS encoding helix-turn-helix transcriptional regulator encodes MTFAYVDMHGTASRRRGEPHRHVHLDAHWYLLCWDLDRAGWRVFRTDRITDLTRTGRHHAPRPLPADTALAYLRSGLS; translated from the coding sequence GTGACCTTCGCCTACGTCGATATGCACGGCACCGCGAGCCGGCGACGCGGCGAACCCCACCGCCACGTCCACCTCGACGCGCACTGGTATCTGCTGTGCTGGGACCTGGATCGCGCGGGCTGGCGTGTGTTCCGCACCGACCGCATCACCGATCTCACGCGAACAGGCAGGCACCACGCGCCGCGGCCGCTTCCGGCGGACACCGCCCTGGCCTACCTCCGCTCAGGCCTCAGCTAG
- a CDS encoding tyrosine-type recombinase/integrase — MERLAEGKEPEDRLLVGPKGGALTTATVRDATNWDQIVSDLGLPDLTRHGLRHTGATWMADAGIPLHVLQDILGHASVETTRVYVHPDDRHLASAAEQANAFLARSNNASPPSRRGASRSL, encoded by the coding sequence CTGGAACGCCTCGCGGAAGGCAAGGAGCCCGAGGACCGGCTGCTGGTCGGCCCGAAGGGCGGCGCTCTCACGACCGCGACCGTGCGGGACGCGACGAACTGGGACCAGATCGTCAGCGATCTCGGCCTCCCCGACCTCACTCGGCACGGCCTCCGGCACACCGGAGCCACCTGGATGGCCGACGCAGGCATCCCGCTGCACGTCCTCCAGGACATCCTCGGCCACGCCTCCGTCGAGACCACCCGCGTATACGTGCACCCCGACGACCGACACCTTGCATCAGCCGCAGAGCAAGCCAACGCTTTCCTCGCCCGATCCAACAACGCCAGCCCACCAAGTCGGCGCGGGGCCTCGAGGTCACTTTGA
- a CDS encoding GNAT family N-acetyltransferase, whose protein sequence is MSIEILPATGDRFDDAEVALDSGDGPECQCQWWLLPNGPWKEASVSQRTELFRAEFRDARPPGLIAYVDGEPAGWVRVGPRTAQPRLARTRDVTASTTEPLDDDDVWAVSCFVVRKEHRGEGLTAKLLDAAVSAARDGGARVVEGYPLDPTAAKRSSNQLFRGTVSVFEAAGFDVVDRPKPDRALVSLALRD, encoded by the coding sequence ATGAGCATCGAGATCCTCCCCGCGACCGGCGACCGCTTCGACGACGCCGAGGTCGCGCTCGACAGCGGCGACGGGCCCGAGTGCCAGTGCCAGTGGTGGCTCCTGCCGAACGGCCCCTGGAAGGAGGCATCCGTCTCCCAACGCACCGAGCTCTTCCGCGCCGAGTTCCGCGACGCGCGCCCGCCCGGACTCATCGCCTACGTCGACGGCGAACCCGCCGGGTGGGTACGCGTCGGACCCCGCACCGCGCAACCGCGCCTGGCGCGCACGCGCGACGTCACGGCATCCACGACCGAACCCCTCGATGACGACGACGTCTGGGCGGTCTCGTGCTTCGTCGTCCGCAAAGAGCACCGCGGCGAGGGCCTCACCGCCAAACTTCTGGATGCCGCCGTCTCCGCCGCCCGCGACGGCGGCGCCCGAGTGGTCGAGGGGTATCCGCTCGACCCGACCGCCGCGAAGCGTTCGTCGAACCAGCTCTTCCGCGGCACCGTCTCGGTGTTCGAGGCCGCCGGCTTCGACGTCGTCGACCGGCCGAAGCCCGACCGGGCACTGGTCTCCCTCGCGCTGCGCGACTGA